From Kryptolebias marmoratus isolate JLee-2015 linkage group LG15, ASM164957v2, whole genome shotgun sequence, a single genomic window includes:
- the LOC108237867 gene encoding adhesion G-protein coupled receptor G2-like — MSDKDTVAFLHKPTGDFKGLQIHASDTEIALFGSDDLYDRKLYGLSVSVSEETLSPVDQEILSYITIIGCSISLFALVLTVLIFITNKELRVDDSKKIHISLSVALILLNLHFLPSEAVAAMSSTEFCFYMALGLHYSLLATFSWMALEGLHLYLLLVKVFNIYIRRYLLKLSVVGWGVPAVIVSVVVIIDTDYYGHAPLDVSKPNGSEM, encoded by the exons ATGTCTGACAAAGATACTGTGGCTTTCCTGCATAAGCCCACTGGTGATTTCAAGGGTCTTCAGATTCATGCCAGTGACACTGAg ATTGCTTTGTTTGGCTCAGATGACCTGTATGACCGCAAACTATATGGCCTGAGT GTGTCTGTGTCTGAGGAAACCCTCTCACCTGTAGACCAGGAGATCCTGTCGTACATTACTATCATTGGCTGCAGTATTTCTCTGTTTGCTCTGGTCCTCACTGTTCTGATCTTCATCACTAACAA AGAACTCAGAGTAGATGATTCTAAGAAGATCCACATCAGCCTCTCAGTGGCTCTGATCCTCCTCAACCTTCACTTCCTCCCCAGTGAGGCAGTGGCAGCGATGTCCTccactgagttttgtttttacatggcTCTTGGTCTTCATTACTCCCTGTTGGCCACCTTCAGCTGGATGGCCTTGGAGGGTTTGCATCTCTACCTTCTGTTGGTCAAAGTCTTCAACATCTACATCAGGAGATACCTGCTGAAACTCAGCGTGGTGGGATGGG gtgttccTGCAGTCATTGTGTCAGTGGTGGTGATAATAGACACAGATTATTATGGTCATGCCCCTCTGGATGTATCTAAACCAAATGGCTCTGAAATGTAA